One genomic region from Microcystis panniformis FACHB-1757 encodes:
- a CDS encoding DUF3611 family protein: MRDKQSEITNISTPRDSDLYSLPPAVQRAANILLRQGRIGFWTQIVLGVISGVLLLIATASLLGTRQRTSGIEIGVLCAIGGACFLVVAIFFSSRYMKIARQMLRGDQDSRPKKSDTIQLIRQGLIANIIGMFLTILGAQALAGIVLIKSLNVPQGTFNVASNPSQFVNSVDLLIVQANTNTILAHFTGIVTSLWLLNRITSK; this comes from the coding sequence ATGAGAGACAAACAATCAGAAATTACCAATATATCCACCCCTAGAGATTCTGATCTTTATTCCTTGCCTCCGGCCGTCCAACGAGCTGCTAATATCCTTTTACGTCAGGGAAGAATCGGTTTTTGGACGCAGATTGTCCTGGGCGTAATTTCGGGGGTTTTATTACTGATTGCTACCGCTAGTTTATTAGGGACGAGACAACGCACTTCTGGCATTGAAATCGGTGTTTTGTGTGCTATTGGTGGGGCTTGTTTCTTGGTGGTTGCCATTTTCTTTTCTTCTCGTTACATGAAAATTGCCCGTCAAATGTTGAGAGGTGATCAAGATAGTCGCCCGAAAAAATCCGATACTATTCAGTTAATCCGTCAGGGTTTAATCGCTAATATTATCGGGATGTTTTTAACTATTTTGGGAGCGCAAGCCTTGGCGGGAATTGTCTTAATTAAATCCCTCAATGTTCCCCAAGGTACTTTTAATGTTGCCTCTAACCCCAGTCAGTTTGTTAATTCTGTTGACCTGTTAATTGTGCAGGCCAATACTAATACAATTCTCGCTCACTTTACTGGTATTGTTACTTCTTTGTGGCTTCTTAACCGTATTACTTCTAAATAA
- a CDS encoding DUF565 domain-containing protein, with protein MAMQRTRLSTLANVTSSRFNRFFGNPWRRISLQIICVLFGVFSGQAIVTTAGQTAQWDVTAAGLLLLFTEAISRIVYRKSSQAKPAPILRESFNLLKIGITYSLFLEAFKIGS; from the coding sequence ATGGCCATGCAACGCACCCGTTTAAGTACGCTGGCTAATGTCACCAGCAGTCGATTTAATCGCTTTTTTGGTAATCCTTGGCGACGGATTTCCCTACAGATAATTTGTGTTTTATTTGGAGTTTTTTCTGGGCAAGCAATTGTCACCACTGCTGGTCAAACTGCTCAATGGGATGTCACGGCTGCTGGTTTATTGCTGCTGTTTACGGAGGCGATTAGCCGGATTGTTTACCGAAAAAGTTCTCAGGCTAAACCTGCACCGATTCTGCGAGAATCTTTCAATTTACTCAAAATTGGTATCACCTATAGTTTATTTCTAGAAGCCTTTAAAATTGGCTCTTAA
- a CDS encoding RNA-guided endonuclease InsQ/TnpB family protein produces the protein MEKAYSYRFYPTPEQESLLRRTLGCVRLVYNKALHLRTQAWYERQERVGYTETSSMLTDWKKQEELEFLNEVSCVPLQQGLRHLQTAFTNFFAGRTKYPNFKKKHQGGSAEFTKSAFKFKDKQIYLAKCTEPLPIRWSRQIPESCEPSTVTVRLHPSGRWHISIRFDDPTIKPLPVTDKAIGIDLGISSLVITSDGDKVSNPKHFKKHYQRLRKAQKSLSRKQKGSKNREKARIKVARIHAQITDSRKDHLHKLTTQLVRENQTIVVENLAVKNMVKNQKLSQAISDVSWGEITQQLAYKCRWYGRNYIEIDRWFPSSKRCSNCGYIAEKMPLNVREWDCPDCGTHHDRDVNASKNILAAGLAVSVCRATIRPEQSESVKAGAEPRKGKKQKPKS, from the coding sequence ATGGAAAAAGCCTATTCTTACCGATTTTACCCCACACCCGAACAAGAGTCGCTATTGCGGCGCACTTTGGGCTGTGTAAGATTAGTTTACAATAAGGCACTCCATCTCAGAACACAAGCATGGTACGAAAGACAAGAAAGAGTAGGATATACTGAAACTTCTTCAATGCTAACCGATTGGAAAAAACAAGAAGAATTAGAGTTTTTAAACGAAGTTAGCTGTGTACCTTTACAACAAGGGTTAAGACATTTACAAACAGCTTTCACTAACTTCTTTGCTGGTCGTACTAAGTATCCTAACTTTAAGAAAAAACATCAAGGAGGAAGTGCCGAATTTACCAAGTCAGCCTTTAAATTTAAAGACAAACAAATCTATTTAGCCAAATGCACAGAACCTTTACCTATTCGATGGTCAAGACAAATACCAGAAAGCTGTGAACCAAGCACAGTAACAGTCAGATTACATCCCTCTGGACGTTGGCATATTTCAATAAGATTTGATGACCCAACAATTAAGCCATTACCAGTAACAGATAAAGCCATCGGAATTGACTTAGGAATTAGTAGCCTAGTAATTACCAGCGACGGCGATAAAGTATCTAATCCTAAGCATTTTAAGAAACATTATCAGAGGTTGCGAAAGGCACAAAAAAGCCTTTCTCGAAAACAGAAAGGGTCAAAAAATCGGGAAAAAGCAAGAATCAAAGTAGCTAGGATTCACGCCCAAATTACCGATAGTAGAAAAGACCATTTACACAAGCTAACCACTCAATTAGTTCGTGAAAACCAAACGATTGTGGTTGAGAATTTAGCCGTCAAGAATATGGTCAAAAACCAGAAATTATCTCAGGCAATATCTGATGTAAGCTGGGGAGAAATTACCCAACAATTAGCCTATAAATGCCGTTGGTATGGGAGAAATTACATCGAAATAGATAGATGGTTTCCTAGCTCTAAAAGGTGTAGTAATTGCGGGTATATTGCTGAGAAAATGCCGTTAAATGTTCGAGAATGGGACTGTCCAGACTGTGGGACTCACCATGACCGAGATGTTAACGCGAGTAAAAATATTTTGGCCGCAGGGCTTGCGGTGTCAGTCTGTAGAGCGACCATAAGACCAGAACAGAGTGAATCTGTTAAGGCAGGTGCGGAACCCCGCAAGGGAAAGAAGCAGAAACCCAAATCGTGA
- a CDS encoding tetratricopeptide repeat protein, which produces MRFGNRRPFYGGEDVKPQQSLITKTLTEQAITPLAQNSLNVKLLKKILLLSPLLFWELFGLEVSSVKAVENLQCPVISKEEVDTNAIKREIADYSATLRVYPSDLGTIKLYLQRGMAREKINDQNGAIDDFSQYIWYSNYNAPAFKDRQLLAQAYYQRGVLKLAMAKEQRQPKLLEAARSDFQQAFKYNPNKSEVYFNLAIIASLLNHQSLALDYYQRFIGYETEDYRGYYHRGQLYSQWGNYAEAIKDYDLAISYKPDLIEGYYNRAIALEKIGGKREAFKDYKIVLKCSPKLFLAKNAPSSYQNRARVQIEIADEEVELANLSSNSPQGYQTAIEYYNGAIKDLALVIRINPNYDKIPHARAFLKRGYAHLRLNNNQGAIQDYNQAIYLQPQDAKAYVYRGLMRANKYQEYAGALEDFTAAVARNRHDAAAHYHRGLVLYKLGRYQEAVDNYNIALDQDDRINIPSFTSRSVCSENIRESADRNYFYDSREPDFRPNYNVSCHAQARGDAYFALKNFAAAERDYTTYIVAYPNDPEGYHKRANARFEKGDKQGAIEDYNVFLQKVRDARIFYSRGNSSADVGDDQGAITDYLQSLSINPIDVTAYSNRGNARTDTATIPDNVQVTPRISENPIAYNNRGIIRRQTGDKEGALEDLDKAVSLNSNNPIAYNNRGVIRFDLGDNAGALEDLNIAIALQFNYAEAYYNRGLVKEKIGDKKAAITDYQLAITYQPNYGEAYYNLALATYDDKNPSSRVASLNYLQKAANALIKTGNLELYERAVEWMLKMQ; this is translated from the coding sequence GTGAGGTTTGGGAATCGCCGTCCGTTTTACGGCGGCGAGGATGTCAAGCCACAACAATCCTTAATCACTAAAACCCTGACAGAGCAAGCCATTACCCCACTTGCACAAAATAGTTTAAATGTCAAGCTTTTAAAAAAAATACTTTTATTGTCTCCCCTGTTATTTTGGGAATTATTTGGTTTAGAAGTTAGCTCGGTGAAAGCAGTGGAAAACCTGCAATGTCCCGTCATTTCTAAGGAAGAAGTTGATACTAATGCCATCAAAAGAGAAATTGCTGATTATTCGGCCACTCTGCGAGTCTATCCTAGCGATCTGGGGACGATTAAACTTTATCTTCAACGGGGAATGGCCCGAGAAAAAATCAACGATCAAAACGGTGCGATCGATGATTTCAGTCAATACATTTGGTATAGTAATTATAATGCTCCCGCCTTCAAAGATCGACAGTTACTAGCTCAAGCCTATTATCAAAGAGGTGTGTTAAAGTTAGCCATGGCAAAGGAGCAGCGTCAGCCAAAATTATTAGAAGCTGCCCGCTCAGATTTTCAGCAAGCCTTTAAATATAATCCCAATAAAAGCGAAGTTTACTTTAACCTAGCAATTATTGCATCTTTGCTCAATCATCAATCCTTGGCTTTAGATTATTACCAGCGTTTCATCGGTTATGAAACTGAAGATTATCGCGGCTATTATCATCGAGGACAGCTATACTCTCAGTGGGGAAATTATGCAGAGGCTATCAAAGATTATGATCTGGCTATTTCATACAAACCCGATCTAATTGAAGGCTATTATAATCGGGCCATAGCTTTAGAAAAGATAGGGGGAAAACGAGAGGCTTTTAAGGATTATAAAATCGTTTTAAAATGCTCACCCAAACTATTTTTAGCCAAGAATGCTCCTAGCAGTTATCAAAACCGTGCTAGAGTACAAATTGAAATCGCTGACGAGGAAGTAGAATTAGCCAACTTATCTTCTAATTCCCCCCAAGGATATCAAACAGCGATCGAGTATTATAATGGAGCCATCAAAGATTTAGCACTTGTCATTCGTATTAATCCCAACTACGATAAAATTCCCCATGCTAGAGCATTTCTTAAACGGGGTTATGCTCACCTAAGACTCAACAATAATCAAGGGGCAATTCAAGATTATAACCAAGCAATTTATCTGCAACCCCAAGACGCAAAAGCTTATGTATATCGGGGGTTAATGCGGGCCAATAAATATCAAGAATACGCAGGAGCTTTAGAGGATTTTACTGCGGCAGTGGCACGAAATCGTCATGATGCAGCCGCTCACTATCATCGGGGATTAGTGCTGTATAAATTGGGGCGTTATCAGGAGGCAGTAGATAATTATAATATTGCCTTAGACCAAGATGATCGGATTAATATACCTAGTTTTACTTCTCGCTCTGTCTGTAGCGAAAATATCCGAGAATCTGCCGACAGAAATTATTTTTATGACTCCAGAGAACCCGATTTTCGTCCTAATTATAACGTCTCTTGTCATGCTCAAGCCCGGGGAGATGCTTATTTTGCTCTGAAAAATTTTGCCGCGGCCGAAAGAGATTATACTACTTATATAGTTGCCTATCCTAACGATCCAGAAGGGTATCATAAACGGGCTAATGCGCGTTTTGAAAAAGGGGATAAACAGGGAGCGATCGAGGATTATAATGTATTCCTACAAAAAGTCCGTGATGCGAGAATTTTCTATAGTCGTGGTAATAGTAGCGCTGACGTGGGAGATGACCAAGGAGCGATTACAGATTACCTGCAATCTTTGAGCATTAATCCTATCGATGTGACAGCGTATAGTAATCGGGGAAATGCACGCACTGATACCGCTACTATTCCCGATAATGTACAAGTAACACCGAGAATATCGGAGAATCCGATCGCCTATAATAATCGTGGTATTATTCGACGACAAACTGGGGACAAGGAGGGTGCTTTAGAGGATTTAGATAAGGCAGTTAGCTTGAATTCCAATAATCCTATTGCCTATAATAACCGGGGAGTTATTCGCTTTGATTTGGGAGATAATGCCGGAGCTTTGGAGGATTTAAATATCGCTATTGCTCTCCAGTTTAACTATGCTGAAGCTTACTATAATCGAGGTTTAGTTAAGGAAAAAATAGGCGATAAGAAGGCAGCGATCACCGATTATCAATTAGCAATTACTTATCAGCCAAATTATGGCGAAGCTTATTATAATTTGGCACTTGCCACCTACGATGATAAAAATCCTAGTAGTCGAGTAGCGAGCCTTAACTATTTGCAAAAAGCCGCTAATGCCTTGATAAAAACCGGTAATTTAGAACTCTATGAACGGGCGGTAGAATGGATGTTAAAAATGCAGTAA
- a CDS encoding tetratricopeptide repeat protein encodes MQKYELALADYSKAIELNPNYAYAYINRGVVYALTRDFPKALADAEKASELYRQQGNEAGYQKAQKLISMIRQEMSKN; translated from the coding sequence TTGCAGAAATACGAATTAGCTTTAGCTGACTACAGCAAAGCCATTGAACTTAATCCTAATTATGCTTATGCTTACATCAATCGGGGGGTTGTTTATGCCCTGACAAGAGACTTTCCAAAAGCCCTTGCTGATGCCGAAAAAGCCTCAGAATTATATCGTCAACAAGGGAATGAAGCAGGTTATCAAAAAGCTCAAAAACTAATCAGCATGATTCGCCAAGAAATGAGTAAAAATTAG
- a CDS encoding serine protease, whose protein sequence is MLKPFPLLLSLLLLPVVPVKALSPFSAPAIVAEDSPNAQIERSIRQVTVKITSEINRGSGIIIGKKGSIYLVLTNAHVIRGAKTLQIQTHDGQTRTASIAPNSLLKDKDLALVEFSDTREYSIATIAEFTINQNRIGLEVVAAGYVAETGQYRTTKGTLEQVSDRPLRDGYSVGYSGEIVQGMSGGGIFVDGELIGINGRSAHPILSNYIYEDGTKPTDAEIQQMRAVNWGISINTLLTYIRPEILSAYNLPLPQVNPDIETTAPTDYIAELETKTKGFTVRIDSSSKANGSGVIIAKKGNIYTVLTADHVLCGEMARTASCADYTYTVVTSDGKTRNIEKSTIIRQKGVDLAVFQFESLDNYPVAEIANYNPNTDDFVFAAGFPKIGDNPSKWLFSGGRIKDQEMGLLLTRQSDLSNEQGAVLKSVSSLTGGYELVYTSITFGGMSGGAVLDSQGRVIGIHGRSEGAGGGKIQLGFSLGIPISTFIGLQERLKVKPQLLTTAQPQVSPQQKQEIIQAITGVIVPNTNAKADIWIERGGQLWRLRRSEEAIKAFDEAIKQNDPDNVYLAWYGKGLALFALDKYQPAIEALQQAINTLPKGEDLKNFHSSILQQQSVVYRSLGDFSTSAGREREARENYEQALTVINQAISLFPNNPNYYNEKWAVLDSLERYDEGLAAINQAIYLAPRALWYVIRARYYFFQQKYDLALDDHNKAIELNPNYAMAYSVRATHYSYQQKSDLALDDYNKAIELNPNYGLYYRGRGLNYLLQQKYDLALADFNKAIDINPNDAGAYNNRGNLYSYQQKYDLALSDFNKAIDLNRNFAKAYENRGNLYRRQQKYELALADYNKAIDINPNDAGAYASRGNLYSDLQKYELALADYNKAIDINSDDVFSAYFYRGIFYHRQQKYDLALADLNKAIELNSNFSHFYFVRGDLYRLQKKYDLALADYSKAIDINPNYANAYYNRGELYRLQKKYELALADYSKAIDINPNYANAYYNRGLLYYNLQKYELALADYSKAIDINPNYANAYYNRGNLYSDLQKYELALADYSKAIDINPNYANAYVSRGILYYNQQKYDLALSDYNKAIEINPNNAGPYYNRGLLYYNQRKYDLALADYTKAIDMNPNYAEAYVSRGILYYNQQKYDLALSDYNKAIELNRNFAEAYYNRGLLYDDLQKYDLALSDYNKAIDINPNYADAYNNRGILYKNLQKYDLALADYSKAIDINPNYAEAYNNRGNLYSDQQKYELALADYNKAIEINPNFAEAYNNRGVLYKNLQKYDLALADYSKAIDINPNYANAYVNRGFFTKTCRNTN, encoded by the coding sequence ATGTTGAAACCCTTTCCCCTACTCCTAAGCCTCCTACTTCTGCCCGTCGTACCGGTTAAAGCGCTATCCCCTTTCTCTGCTCCGGCGATCGTGGCGGAAGACAGCCCAAACGCGCAGATCGAGCGATCGATCCGTCAAGTCACTGTTAAGATTACTAGCGAGATAAATCGGGGATCGGGAATCATTATCGGGAAAAAAGGCAGTATATACCTCGTCCTAACCAACGCTCACGTTATCCGCGGCGCGAAAACCCTACAGATCCAAACCCACGACGGCCAAACCCGCACAGCCTCGATCGCGCCGAATTCCCTTTTAAAAGATAAGGATCTGGCCCTCGTGGAGTTTAGCGATACCCGGGAATATTCGATCGCCACCATCGCGGAGTTTACCATCAATCAAAACAGGATCGGTTTAGAAGTGGTGGCTGCGGGATATGTTGCCGAAACGGGACAGTATCGGACGACAAAGGGAACCCTCGAACAGGTGAGCGATCGACCCCTCCGGGATGGCTACAGCGTCGGTTATAGTGGCGAGATCGTGCAGGGAATGAGTGGCGGCGGCATTTTTGTCGATGGGGAGTTAATCGGCATTAACGGGCGATCGGCCCATCCGATTCTCTCTAACTACATCTACGAGGACGGTACAAAACCCACAGACGCAGAAATCCAACAGATGAGAGCGGTTAACTGGGGCATTTCCATCAATACCCTATTAACCTACATCCGTCCCGAAATCCTCAGCGCCTATAACCTGCCCCTACCGCAGGTGAACCCCGATATAGAAACCACCGCCCCTACTGACTATATCGCCGAATTAGAAACAAAAACCAAGGGTTTCACCGTGCGGATTGATAGTAGCAGTAAAGCCAATGGAAGTGGCGTAATTATCGCTAAAAAAGGCAATATTTACACCGTCCTAACCGCCGATCACGTCCTTTGCGGAGAAATGGCACGCACCGCCAGCTGTGCTGATTACACCTACACCGTCGTCACCAGCGACGGCAAAACTCGAAACATCGAGAAAAGCACCATCATCCGGCAGAAAGGGGTAGATTTAGCAGTTTTTCAGTTTGAAAGCCTGGACAATTATCCCGTTGCGGAAATAGCGAATTATAACCCAAATACCGATGATTTTGTTTTTGCGGCAGGCTTCCCCAAAATTGGCGACAATCCCTCGAAATGGTTGTTTAGTGGAGGTAGAATCAAAGATCAAGAAATGGGATTACTACTAACCCGCCAAAGTGACTTAAGCAATGAACAAGGGGCAGTATTAAAAAGTGTCAGTTCTTTAACCGGAGGCTATGAATTAGTTTATACCAGCATCACATTTGGGGGCATGAGTGGCGGTGCAGTCTTAGACTCCCAGGGGAGAGTAATAGGGATTCATGGACGTTCGGAAGGAGCAGGGGGAGGGAAAATTCAGTTAGGGTTTAGTTTGGGGATTCCCATTAGCACTTTTATCGGATTGCAAGAAAGATTGAAGGTAAAACCGCAATTATTAACCACTGCTCAACCCCAAGTTAGTCCGCAACAAAAACAAGAAATTATTCAAGCGATTACTGGTGTTATTGTCCCTAATACCAATGCGAAGGCGGATATTTGGATAGAAAGGGGAGGACAATTATGGCGGTTACGGAGGTCTGAGGAAGCAATTAAGGCGTTTGATGAGGCGATTAAGCAAAATGACCCCGATAATGTCTATTTAGCCTGGTATGGGAAGGGATTAGCGTTATTTGCTTTAGATAAATATCAACCAGCTATAGAAGCTTTGCAACAAGCGATTAATACCTTACCTAAAGGGGAAGATTTAAAGAACTTTCACAGTAGTATTTTACAACAGCAAAGTGTTGTTTATCGCTCTTTAGGTGACTTCTCAACAAGTGCTGGTAGAGAAAGAGAAGCCAGAGAAAATTATGAGCAAGCCTTAACGGTGATTAATCAGGCGATTTCTCTGTTTCCCAATAACCCCAATTACTATAACGAGAAATGGGCAGTATTAGATAGTTTAGAACGCTATGATGAGGGATTAGCTGCGATTAATCAGGCAATTTATCTCGCTCCTCGTGCTTTGTGGTATGTGATTCGAGCGAGGTACTATTTCTTCCAACAAAAATACGATTTAGCTTTAGATGACCATAACAAAGCTATTGAACTTAATCCTAATTATGCTATGGCTTACTCTGTTCGAGCGACGCACTATTCCTACCAACAAAAATCCGATTTAGCTTTAGATGACTACAACAAAGCTATTGAACTTAATCCTAATTATGGTTTATATTATAGAGGGCGGGGGCTTAATTACCTTCTCCAACAAAAATACGATTTAGCTTTAGCTGACTTCAACAAAGCCATTGACATTAATCCTAATGATGCTGGTGCTTACAACAATCGGGGTAATCTTTACTCTTACCAACAAAAATACGATTTAGCCCTCTCTGACTTCAACAAAGCTATTGACCTTAATCGTAATTTTGCTAAGGCTTACGAGAATCGTGGGAATCTTTACCGTCGCCAACAAAAATACGAATTAGCTTTAGCTGATTACAACAAAGCTATTGACATTAATCCTAATGATGCTGGTGCTTACGCCAGTCGGGGGAATCTTTACTCTGACTTGCAGAAATACGAATTAGCTTTAGCTGATTACAACAAAGCTATTGACATTAATTCTGATGATGTTTTTTCGGCTTACTTCTATCGGGGGATTTTTTACCATCGCCAACAAAAATATGATTTAGCTTTGGCTGACCTCAACAAAGCTATTGAACTTAATTCAAATTTTAGTCACTTTTACTTCGTTCGGGGGGATCTTTACCGTCTCCAAAAAAAATACGATTTAGCTTTGGCTGACTACAGCAAAGCCATTGACATTAATCCTAATTATGCTAATGCTTACTACAATCGGGGGGAGCTTTACCGTCTCCAAAAAAAATACGAATTAGCTTTAGCTGACTACAGCAAAGCCATTGACATTAATCCTAATTATGCTAATGCTTACTACAATCGGGGGCTTCTTTACTATAACTTGCAGAAATACGAATTAGCTTTAGCTGACTACAGCAAAGCTATTGACATTAATCCTAATTATGCTAATGCTTACTACAATCGGGGGAATCTTTACTCTGACTTGCAGAAATACGAATTAGCTTTAGCTGACTACAGCAAAGCTATTGACATTAATCCTAATTATGCTAATGCTTACGTCAGTCGGGGGATTCTTTACTATAACCAGCAGAAATACGATTTAGCCCTCTCTGACTACAACAAAGCTATTGAAATTAATCCTAATAATGCTGGTCCTTACTACAATCGGGGGCTTCTTTACTATAACCAGCGGAAATACGATTTAGCTTTAGCTGACTACACCAAAGCTATTGACATGAATCCTAATTATGCTGAGGCTTACGTCAGTCGGGGGATTCTTTACTATAACCAGCAGAAATACGATTTAGCCCTCTCTGACTACAACAAAGCTATTGAACTTAATCGTAATTTTGCTGAGGCTTACTACAATCGGGGGCTTCTTTACGATGACTTGCAGAAATACGATTTAGCCCTATCTGACTACAACAAAGCTATTGACATTAATCCTAATTATGCTGACGCTTACAACAATCGGGGGATTCTTTACAAAAACTTGCAGAAATACGATTTAGCTTTAGCTGACTACAGCAAAGCCATTGACATTAATCCTAATTATGCTGAGGCTTACAACAATCGAGGGAATCTTTACTCTGACCAGCAGAAATACGAATTAGCTTTAGCTGACTACAACAAAGCTATTGAAATTAATCCTAATTTTGCTGAGGCTTACAACAATCGAGGGGTTCTTTACAAAAACTTGCAGAAATACGATTTAGCTTTAGCTGACTACAGCAAAGCCATTGACATTAATCCTAATTATGCTAATGCTTACGTCAATCGGGGGTTCTTTACAAAAACTTGCAGAAATACGAATTAG
- a CDS encoding COP23 domain-containing protein has translation MNSRYISHRLACVGLLATVLLGGIAPGFSQSTTPNGVTFFCKEVFDRASGGKIPATLAWIPQRSGNVRIIGWKSEYFSKRSPVRCEEVTKKFQEAYNQGRFNYLTTGRAKGYPIICSVSRSGDPCDGNSQLFTLKPHDNPDLVLQQLMDILEGKSSDMLLQNSGDKTYISMTEFFAKAPLADRDAPCGTRSAGPQNNCVPTR, from the coding sequence ATGAACTCTAGATATATTTCCCACCGTCTCGCTTGCGTCGGCCTCCTCGCCACTGTCCTCCTCGGTGGTATCGCCCCCGGTTTCAGCCAATCGACCACCCCGAATGGCGTCACCTTCTTCTGTAAAGAGGTGTTCGATCGCGCATCGGGAGGAAAAATCCCCGCCACCCTGGCTTGGATTCCCCAAAGGAGCGGCAATGTGCGGATTATCGGCTGGAAATCGGAATATTTCTCCAAACGTTCCCCGGTTCGTTGCGAGGAAGTCACGAAAAAATTCCAGGAAGCCTATAATCAAGGGCGTTTTAACTATCTCACCACCGGCCGGGCGAAGGGATACCCGATCATCTGCAGCGTTTCACGATCCGGCGATCCCTGCGATGGTAATAGCCAACTTTTTACCCTTAAACCCCACGATAATCCAGATTTAGTCTTGCAACAACTCATGGACATCCTAGAGGGGAAAAGCTCGGATATGCTCCTCCAGAATTCCGGAGATAAAACCTATATCTCGATGACGGAGTTTTTCGCCAAAGCACCACTCGCCGATCGCGACGCACCCTGTGGTACGAGATCTGCTGGCCCGCAAAATAATTGCGTTCCCACCCGCTAG
- a CDS encoding S1C family serine protease, translated as MKPITFTLSVLLATTGLLVQPGGFLMENVPPLLAQEQTASRVYQKASPAVVTVKNGSGHGSGFLVSPDGIIITNAHVVADGPRVVTVKFSNGQQASADVIGFAKNGVDLAVLRIYNRQNLPYLPLARPNSAKVGESVFVIGTPLNEDYQNTLTQGIISRLDPEKGIVQHNANINKGNSGGPLLNSRGEVVGVNVAGDIGSYVYDGAGNPIGLTQSGINFAVSLDRLQAFLTAVKTGDVSTVSTLGQDDRIQLLALPLNGQTVQGNLTKDQNEQYYGFEGRAGQKIVLDMNSNEIAPYLVLYRVLQSSEGTKYPQVARSNQRVDRAPGDFNARLVTELPADGVYILVATSREGGESGRYTLNAAANP; from the coding sequence ATGAAACCAATTACTTTCACCCTATCGGTGCTACTGGCCACCACTGGCCTACTCGTTCAACCAGGAGGCTTCCTGATGGAAAACGTTCCACCCCTCCTCGCCCAGGAGCAGACCGCTTCTAGAGTCTATCAGAAAGCCAGCCCCGCCGTCGTCACCGTCAAAAATGGCAGCGGCCACGGTAGCGGCTTTCTCGTCAGTCCCGACGGTATCATCATTACCAACGCCCACGTTGTTGCGGACGGACCCCGGGTGGTGACGGTGAAATTTTCCAACGGACAGCAGGCCTCGGCAGACGTGATCGGCTTCGCTAAAAATGGCGTGGATTTAGCCGTCCTGCGGATTTATAACCGCCAAAACCTGCCCTATCTTCCCCTCGCCCGTCCGAACTCCGCCAAAGTCGGCGAAAGCGTTTTCGTCATCGGCACACCCTTAAACGAGGACTATCAAAACACCCTCACCCAGGGCATTATCAGCCGTCTCGACCCCGAAAAAGGCATTGTGCAACACAACGCTAATATCAACAAAGGCAATTCCGGCGGGCCGCTTTTGAATTCACGGGGGGAAGTGGTGGGGGTTAACGTCGCAGGCGATATCGGGAGTTACGTTTACGACGGTGCGGGAAACCCGATCGGCCTTACCCAGAGCGGCATTAATTTCGCCGTTTCCCTCGATCGCCTGCAAGCTTTCCTCACCGCAGTTAAAACAGGTGATGTCTCCACCGTCTCAACATTAGGACAGGACGATCGGATACAGTTACTCGCCCTCCCTCTTAACGGTCAGACCGTTCAAGGCAACTTGACCAAAGACCAAAACGAGCAATATTACGGGTTCGAGGGTCGTGCCGGACAGAAAATCGTTCTGGATATGAACAGCAACGAGATCGCTCCCTATCTTGTCCTCTATCGCGTTCTCCAATCTTCCGAGGGGACAAAATACCCACAGGTCGCCCGTAGTAACCAGCGTGTCGATCGCGCTCCCGGGGATTTTAACGCTCGACTCGTAACCGAATTACCTGCCGATGGAGTTTATATCCTAGTGGCTACCTCTCGCGAAGGGGGTGAATCGGGTCGCTACACCCTCAACGCCGCCGCTAACCCTTAA